In Alkalihalobacillus sp. FSL W8-0930, a single window of DNA contains:
- a CDS encoding DUF421 domain-containing protein, which translates to MDEVLVALLRTAVVFFMILTFFRLTGKKDIGEISVLDIVITLLIVDIAVIMIEDTDISFMKGIAPILLLFTIQYTFSRISLKNQKFRDIVDGRPVLIIREGKLQQENMRKQSYNLDDVLLQLRTKDVFDICDVDYALLESSGALSVYKKGDQSPFTLPFILDGMVQEEHLSILGKDSTWLRNELEENGYENFDDVFYCGFTKEQKLYIEKRIKKEKKNKA; encoded by the coding sequence GTGGATGAAGTATTAGTCGCGCTGCTTCGGACAGCCGTCGTGTTTTTCATGATTTTGACCTTCTTTCGTTTGACCGGAAAAAAAGATATTGGAGAAATTAGCGTTCTTGATATCGTCATTACATTACTCATTGTAGACATTGCCGTCATCATGATTGAGGACACTGACATTTCATTTATGAAGGGGATTGCTCCCATTCTTCTGCTGTTTACCATTCAATATACCTTTTCGCGTATTTCATTAAAAAATCAAAAATTCCGCGATATTGTAGACGGCCGACCCGTGCTAATCATACGTGAAGGAAAGCTCCAGCAAGAGAACATGCGGAAACAGTCATATAATCTCGATGATGTCCTGCTTCAGCTGCGAACGAAAGATGTGTTTGACATCTGTGACGTGGATTATGCGTTACTTGAAAGCTCCGGCGCATTGTCTGTTTACAAAAAAGGGGATCAGTCGCCATTTACACTGCCTTTTATATTGGATGGCATGGTGCAGGAAGAGCACTTAAGCATACTGGGTAAGGACTCAACCTGGTTAAGGAATGAGCTTGAAGAAAATGGATACGAAAACTTTGATGACGTATTCTATTGTGGATTCACAAAAGAACAAAAGCTATATATAGAGAAACGGATTAAGAAGGAGAAGAAAAATAAGGCTTAA
- a CDS encoding alpha-L-glutamate ligase, with translation MKKIYVIHENQEWTVHLFNRLEELGLPYEDWHLGSGAINLNEAPPEGIFYSRMSASSHTRGHRYAPELAAAVLSWLERHGRTVINNSRALQLEVSKVVQYMELEKFGVRTPKTVAAVGKDQILQAADTFEGQAFITKHNRAGKGLGVQLFQDKQALQAYLESDTFEEPVDGITLLQQYIQAPEPYITRCEFVGGEFVYAVRVDTSEGFELCPADACSIEDLFCPVGEEPNAKFQIDPSFNEPVLSQYAEVLKANGVQIAGIECIRDQEGNLYTYDINTNTNYNSEAEEKAGVFGMLEVAKYLGLRLKEEQEALVS, from the coding sequence ATGAAAAAGATCTACGTGATTCATGAAAATCAGGAGTGGACCGTTCACTTATTTAACAGATTGGAAGAGTTGGGGCTTCCCTATGAGGATTGGCATTTAGGCAGTGGAGCCATTAACTTAAACGAGGCTCCTCCTGAAGGCATCTTTTATTCTCGTATGAGTGCTTCTTCTCACACACGAGGTCACCGGTATGCGCCTGAGCTTGCGGCAGCAGTGCTTTCGTGGCTGGAACGTCATGGGCGGACGGTGATTAATAATAGCCGGGCGCTACAGCTTGAGGTGAGTAAGGTCGTTCAATATATGGAGCTTGAGAAATTCGGCGTACGTACACCAAAAACAGTGGCCGCTGTTGGTAAAGATCAAATCCTACAGGCTGCGGATACCTTTGAGGGACAAGCTTTTATTACGAAGCATAATCGTGCCGGAAAAGGGCTTGGTGTCCAATTGTTTCAGGACAAGCAGGCACTCCAAGCATATCTTGAAAGTGATACCTTTGAAGAGCCAGTCGACGGAATTACGTTACTACAGCAATACATTCAGGCACCGGAGCCATATATTACGCGTTGTGAGTTTGTAGGGGGAGAATTTGTGTATGCGGTGAGAGTGGATACGTCTGAAGGCTTTGAGCTATGCCCAGCAGATGCCTGCTCGATTGAAGACTTATTTTGTCCCGTTGGGGAAGAACCAAATGCGAAGTTCCAAATTGATCCAAGCTTTAACGAGCCTGTCCTCAGTCAATATGCTGAGGTATTAAAAGCAAATGGCGTTCAGATTGCCGGAATTGAGTGCATTCGTGATCAAGAAGGGAATCTGTATACGTATGACATTAATACAAACACAAACTACAACTCAGAAGCCGAGGAGAAAGCTGGCGTATTCGGCATGCTAGAGGTAGCGAAATATCTTGGTCTTCGTTTAAAAGAAGAACAAGAAGCTCTTGTTTCATAA
- a CDS encoding 5'-deoxyadenosine deaminase produces MGSILIKQAELITMNKNEESFVGDLLIEGTTIKAIGSDLGDVGADKVIDGRGRTVIPGFVQTHIHLCQTAFRGKGDDLELMDWLQKRIWPLEAAHDEESIYYSAMLGIGELIQSGTTSIVDMETVHHTDSAFQAISQTGIRALAGKVMMDKGTEVPKALQENTQQSIQESVDLLEKWHNHDQGRIQYAFTPRFVVSCTEPLLKEVQSLSDHYQVKVHTHASENRGEIEIVQAETGMRNVVYLDHLGLANERLILAHCVWLDEQEKKILKDRGVKVTHCPGSNLKLASGFAEIPDLLSQDIAVSLGADGAPCNNNLDMFNEMRLAALIQKPLHGPTSMDARTVFRMATLGGAKAIGLENEIGSLEVGKKADIAILNLNDFHTYPSFDVDTISRIVYSATRADVETTIINGKIVMENRIMKTLDKQLVLTESNRVMKRLVKRLPKIS; encoded by the coding sequence GTGGGAAGCATTTTAATTAAGCAAGCAGAATTGATTACGATGAACAAGAATGAAGAATCGTTTGTAGGAGACCTTCTAATTGAGGGAACAACGATTAAAGCCATTGGATCAGACCTTGGGGATGTAGGTGCCGACAAGGTGATTGATGGCAGAGGCAGAACAGTGATCCCAGGATTTGTTCAAACTCATATCCATCTATGTCAAACAGCCTTCCGTGGTAAGGGGGATGACCTAGAATTAATGGATTGGTTGCAAAAACGAATCTGGCCACTCGAAGCGGCGCATGATGAAGAATCGATTTATTATTCAGCAATGCTTGGAATTGGTGAGCTGATTCAAAGTGGAACCACCTCGATTGTTGATATGGAAACGGTCCATCATACGGATTCAGCCTTTCAGGCGATCTCTCAAACGGGCATTCGTGCATTAGCCGGAAAGGTCATGATGGATAAGGGAACCGAAGTCCCTAAAGCATTACAAGAAAACACTCAGCAATCCATTCAGGAAAGCGTTGATTTATTAGAGAAGTGGCATAACCATGACCAAGGACGAATTCAATACGCCTTTACACCAAGGTTTGTTGTTTCATGCACAGAGCCTCTGTTAAAAGAAGTTCAATCCTTATCTGATCATTATCAGGTTAAGGTTCATACACATGCGTCGGAAAACCGTGGTGAGATTGAGATTGTGCAAGCGGAGACAGGTATGCGAAATGTGGTGTACTTGGATCATTTAGGACTGGCTAATGAACGATTGATCTTAGCGCACTGCGTCTGGCTGGATGAGCAGGAGAAGAAAATTCTTAAAGACCGTGGCGTAAAAGTGACACATTGTCCAGGCTCAAACTTAAAGTTAGCTTCTGGTTTTGCGGAAATCCCAGATCTTTTAAGTCAGGATATTGCGGTAAGCCTTGGAGCGGATGGTGCACCATGTAATAACAACCTCGACATGTTTAATGAAATGCGACTCGCAGCCCTTATTCAAAAACCACTACACGGTCCAACGTCAATGGATGCAAGAACGGTCTTTCGTATGGCTACACTAGGTGGAGCGAAGGCGATTGGGCTGGAGAATGAGATTGGGAGTCTTGAAGTAGGCAAAAAAGCGGATATTGCCATTTTAAACTTAAATGATTTTCACACCTATCCATCCTTTGATGTCGATACGATCTCTCGGATTGTTTATTCGGCTACACGTGCTGATGTCGAAACAACCATCATTAATGGAAAGATTGTCATGGAGAACCGCATCATGAAAACACTTGATAAACAGCTTGTTCTAACTGAATCGAACCGAGTTATGAAGCGCTTAGTGAAGCGACTTCCGAAAATATCATAA
- a CDS encoding copper resistance D family protein: MVIIVQLSNVFLYIAFAIVSGYYILQILPERLRVHITLSRQTVESILLSIPILLAVPVVNVINTLTSQFGAKWSDAVTTVLLTYAAGQALIASIVVVVSMFVISRMKKLSPPVVHYALLAGAVLLMTCASWASHGTSIAGWMGFVSTFIHFISVAAWIGPLFVMGWYAQNLPDSQTLHKWFSPVAAGAVLLLSLTGFFLLTEVTQDYFNGWLLSYGQLLFIKHILYVPLLFFGLRHLIMLSLKKPRLTEPQLKLSFRAESVIALFIFVVTGFMSELEPPHEVLRTLQTEPVSWITQLFIQEPLSQFQLLSFSPGPIGFVFLYLSIIFFLAGLAILLLTRGTFFSALMMGLLVISSYIGIMMSLAPGEIYVDNTSYSEIEDAIAASHPEEAAIDVLWEDVGVDVAYAIYTVDNTDLGLEKLTVNQEKFTRIPLSGLVLEGGFSRANTNGTQTQRFETGTWHNSNYRFSYVTFGYTALPEATEARIIYSGETVTTPIEDQTFVSITDSDESWYETHTVEILNESGDVLDSFELDSMSGGFHH, translated from the coding sequence ATGGTTATCATTGTTCAATTATCAAATGTGTTTCTATATATTGCGTTTGCGATTGTGTCCGGATATTACATTCTGCAGATCTTGCCAGAAAGACTCCGGGTACACATTACGTTATCCAGACAAACGGTGGAAAGTATCCTTCTTTCCATACCGATCCTGCTTGCTGTACCGGTTGTGAATGTAATCAATACGCTGACAAGCCAATTTGGGGCAAAGTGGTCTGATGCCGTTACAACCGTTTTACTGACATACGCAGCTGGACAAGCATTAATTGCTTCCATTGTTGTTGTCGTTAGTATGTTCGTTATAAGTCGGATGAAAAAGCTATCGCCCCCAGTGGTTCATTACGCTCTTCTAGCAGGAGCCGTTCTTCTGATGACATGTGCAAGTTGGGCAAGCCACGGGACGTCCATCGCCGGTTGGATGGGGTTTGTTTCTACCTTTATCCATTTCATTAGTGTAGCTGCTTGGATTGGCCCATTATTTGTCATGGGTTGGTATGCACAAAACTTACCCGATAGCCAAACGCTTCATAAATGGTTCTCACCCGTTGCTGCTGGTGCGGTATTACTCCTGTCGCTTACAGGCTTTTTCTTACTGACGGAAGTCACTCAGGATTATTTTAATGGATGGCTGTTATCTTATGGTCAGCTTTTATTCATTAAACACATTCTGTATGTTCCACTTCTATTTTTCGGGCTTAGGCATTTAATTATGCTCAGTCTAAAGAAGCCTCGACTGACAGAGCCACAGTTAAAACTGTCTTTCCGTGCTGAATCTGTTATTGCACTATTTATCTTCGTTGTGACAGGGTTTATGTCTGAGCTTGAGCCCCCTCACGAAGTGTTGCGTACGCTACAAACTGAGCCCGTTAGCTGGATCACTCAGCTATTCATTCAAGAACCACTTTCTCAGTTTCAGTTGCTGTCCTTCTCACCTGGACCAATTGGGTTTGTATTTCTTTATCTATCTATTATTTTCTTTTTAGCTGGGCTGGCGATTTTATTGCTAACGCGCGGAACTTTTTTCTCTGCACTTATGATGGGGTTACTGGTCATTTCTTCATATATAGGTATCATGATGTCCCTTGCTCCTGGAGAAATCTATGTAGATAACACGTCGTATTCTGAGATAGAGGACGCCATCGCAGCGAGTCATCCTGAAGAAGCTGCTATTGATGTTCTTTGGGAAGATGTTGGTGTAGATGTTGCCTACGCAATCTATACGGTGGATAACACAGATCTCGGCTTAGAAAAACTGACCGTGAACCAAGAGAAGTTCACTCGCATCCCTTTAAGTGGACTTGTTTTAGAAGGTGGGTTTAGTCGTGCAAATACAAATGGAACGCAGACTCAACGTTTTGAAACAGGCACTTGGCATAACTCAAATTATAGATTTTCGTATGTAACCTTTGGATACACAGCACTTCCAGAGGCTACCGAAGCACGAATCATTTATTCTGGCGAAACCGTTACTACACCAATCGAAGACCAAACCTTTGTCTCGATCACAGACAGCGATGAGAGCTGGTATGAAACCCATACGGTGGAAATCCTTAATGAAAGTGGCGATGTGCTCGACTCATTTGAGCTTGATTCAATGAGTGGCGGGTTTCACCATTAA
- a CDS encoding aspartyl-phosphate phosphatase Spo0E family protein → MSSKKTNILLHKIERVRHDLNKMALTVDLSSPDMIHRSQELDHLLNEYKAMTSY, encoded by the coding sequence ATGTCTTCAAAGAAAACAAACATACTCTTGCACAAAATCGAGAGAGTCCGCCATGATTTAAACAAAATGGCCCTAACAGTTGATCTCAGTTCACCAGATATGATCCATAGAAGCCAAGAATTAGATCACCTTTTAAACGAATACAAAGCCATGACAAGTTATTAA
- a CDS encoding YjcZ family sporulation protein — translation MGFFGGGNYGGADYGCGGGYGYGQQGPVGGYSGGCGNGFALIVVLFILLVIIGASYCK, via the coding sequence ATGGGCTTCTTCGGTGGTGGTAACTACGGTGGCGCTGACTACGGTTGTGGCGGTGGCTACGGATACGGTCAACAAGGACCAGTTGGAGGATACAGCGGCGGTTGTGGTAACGGTTTTGCTTTAATCGTTGTTCTATTCATTCTTCTTGTAATCATTGGTGCTTCTTACTGCAAATAA
- the sigW gene encoding RNA polymerase sigma factor SigW produces the protein MDTLVKKLIIEVKKGDTESFSELVELFKDKVYQVAYRMVGHPQEAQDVAQEAFLRAYTNLDKFDMDRKFSTWLFRIATNVAIDRLRKKKPDFYLEDKVKGTEGLTYESQLAADQELPEDQVVNLEMQEWIQSEINQLPLKYRSAVILKYMEDLSLKEISEILDMPISTVKTRIHRGREALRKRMRKI, from the coding sequence ATGGACACATTAGTTAAGAAATTAATCATTGAAGTGAAAAAAGGGGATACAGAATCCTTTAGTGAACTTGTTGAGTTATTTAAAGACAAGGTCTACCAAGTCGCTTATCGTATGGTTGGCCATCCGCAGGAAGCTCAGGATGTGGCCCAGGAGGCTTTTTTACGTGCCTATACGAACCTTGATAAGTTTGATATGGATCGCAAATTCTCTACATGGTTATTCCGAATCGCAACAAACGTTGCGATTGATCGGCTTCGGAAAAAGAAGCCTGACTTTTATCTGGAAGATAAGGTAAAGGGAACAGAAGGATTAACCTATGAATCACAGCTTGCTGCTGATCAGGAGCTTCCTGAGGATCAAGTTGTGAATTTAGAGATGCAGGAATGGATTCAGTCCGAGATTAATCAGTTACCCCTTAAGTACCGATCTGCTGTCATTTTAAAATATATGGAGGATTTATCACTGAAAGAAATAAGTGAAATCCTTGATATGCCGATTTCCACTGTGAAGACAAGGATACACCGTGGGCGAGAGGCACTTCGAAAACGAATGAGGAAGATATAA
- a CDS encoding anti-sigma factor codes for MSCESHVQGLIHKYLDGDATEVEKKELYLHVETCEECDLHLRELKKVIAFTQSASHIEAPANFTDQVMAKLPPKKQTVKWKSKIKKHPILIAAAIFFLLMSGSFLTSWSGNSEKVTVSGSGNIQIDKESGVVTIPEGETIEGDLVVRNGQLVVEGNVEGDVLLVNSKPYYASTGEVAGEIEEVNQALEWVWYNMKNMFNETVSIFDNDRE; via the coding sequence ATGTCATGCGAGTCACATGTGCAAGGCTTAATTCATAAATATTTAGATGGAGATGCAACCGAAGTAGAGAAGAAAGAACTCTATCTACATGTTGAAACCTGTGAAGAATGTGATTTGCATCTTCGAGAGCTTAAAAAAGTCATTGCCTTTACCCAAAGTGCATCTCATATCGAAGCTCCTGCTAACTTTACAGATCAAGTGATGGCGAAGCTGCCACCTAAAAAGCAAACTGTAAAATGGAAAAGCAAGATAAAGAAACATCCCATTCTTATAGCAGCTGCGATCTTTTTCTTATTAATGTCAGGCTCCTTTTTGACATCTTGGTCAGGCAATTCTGAGAAGGTTACTGTTTCTGGATCGGGAAATATCCAAATTGATAAAGAATCTGGCGTTGTGACGATACCTGAAGGAGAAACCATTGAAGGGGATCTTGTTGTCCGAAATGGTCAGCTTGTTGTAGAAGGAAATGTAGAAGGAGATGTTCTCCTTGTAAATAGCAAGCCGTATTATGCATCAACCGGTGAAGTGGCTGGTGAGATTGAAGAAGTGAACCAGGCGCTTGAGTGGGTTTGGTATAATATGAAGAACATGTTTAATGAAACGGTTTCGATTTTTGATAATGATCGTGAATGA